Proteins from one Corticium candelabrum chromosome 4, ooCorCand1.1, whole genome shotgun sequence genomic window:
- the LOC134178141 gene encoding TNF receptor-associated factor 6-A-like: MDDPVEFLDPLPKDLECPICLLHLKEPLLTSCGHRYCKSCVDKITRNKEFTCPLDNKLCSRAKETFPDRDFERKVACLKVKCGRFREGCKWSGQLNQLETHMSSGGCEFELVQCPYAEAGCTYKLKKKELREHKRAHTSEHMDLLLQKVSDLKRANTSEHMDLLQKVSDLRIENEDLKRQLRATTGKVCTFFWRIKNWPDVLQEAKNHKCETIYSESFYTGYPGYKLRLMFKPNKTKGGSHEFYVGVLLQVLKGEYDDLLEWPFPLKYKLFIVDQQPNVTAANLTKIVDPIKWLHLDVEEVLKKPTAEYNKMGFGFLDFATHHSLQTRTYIRKEDKSLLIKIEVYN; this comes from the exons ATGGATGATCCTGTTGAGTTTCTGGATCCTTTGCCAAAGGATCTCGAGTGTCCTATATGTTTGCTTCATCTTAAAGAACCACTTCTTACGTCATGCGGCCATCGATATTGCAAATCTTGTGTTGACAAGATAACCAG AAACAAGGAATTCACCTGTCCTCTTGACAACAAGTTATGTTCAAGAGCTAAAGAG ACATTTCCTGACCGAGACTTTGAACGCAAAGTAGCATGTCTCAAAGTGAAATGTGGTCGATTTAGAGAAGGATGTAAATGGTCTGGACAACTCAACCAACTCGAg ACTCACATGTCAAGTGGAGGTTGTGAATTCGAGTTAGTGCAATGTCCATATGCTGAAGCAGGCTGCACTTACAAG TTGAAGAAAAAGGAATTACGAGAACACAAACGAGCACACACCAGTGAACACATGGATCTTCTTCTTCAGAAAGTGTCTGATTTGAAAAGAGCAAATACCAGTGAACACATGGATCTTCTTCAGAAAGTGTCTGATTTGAGGATAGAAAACGAGGATCTTAAACGTCAATTGCGTGCCACTACAGGAAAAGTTTGCACTTTTTTCTGGAGAATCAAGAATTGGCCAGATGTCCTACAAGAGGCAAAGAATCATAAATGTGAAACCATCTACAGTGAAAGTTTCTACACAGGATATCCAGGATACAAACTACGTCTTATGTTTAAACCAAACAAAACCAAAGGAGGAAGTCATGAGTTTTATGTTGGCGTTTTATTGCAGGTGCTGAAAGGAGAATATGATGATCTATTAGAATGGCCATTTCCACTAAAGTACAAACTGTTCATAGTCGATCAACAGCCAAACGTAACTGCTGCCAACTTAACAAAAATAGTAGACCCAATTAAATGGCTTCATCTTGATGTTGAAGAAGTACTAAAGAAGCCAACTGCTGAATACAACAAAATGGGTTTTGGTTTTCTAGACTTTGCCACACATCATTCCCTTCAGACC
- the LOC134178143 gene encoding P2X purinoceptor 7-like: METIRPYNFEPVRNAGDMSESDSGGSDDDDQTLHVPDTRTERLENTDWCTCGLCIVMPSITECICCKEVDALSWRLHGVRCATAHDSFHTVCLHYEVLRTAVGVMNVSPGSITELLTARLLRLAAYRQFTHWAHEMLGRGVRIVIPSCVVSAVRRAFPEESGRYVGFRDANDSQ, translated from the exons ATGGAAACTATCCGTCCGTATAACTTTGAACCTGTTCGAAACGCTGGAGATATGTCAGAAAGTGATTCTGGCGGTAGCGACGACGATGACCAAACACTTCATGTCCCTGATACGCGTACGGAACGACTAGAAAACACGGACTGGTGTACTTGTGGTTTGTGTATCGTCATGCCGAGCATTACAGaatgcatctgctgcaagGAAGTCGATGCTCTGAGCTGGAGACTTCATGGCGTGAGATGTGCGACAGCGCATGACAGTTTTCACACTGTCTGCTTGCACTATGAAGTTCTACGCACAGCGGTAGGTGTCATGAACGTCTCTCCAGGCTCCATTACAGAACTTCTTACGGCCAG GCTTTTGAGACTGGCGGCTTACCGCCAATTTACTCACTGGGCTCACGAGATGTTGGGGAGAGGTGTACGAATAGTCATACCATCGTGTGTGGTGTCTGCCGTACGCAGAGCGTTTCCAGAAGAGAGTGGGCGCTATGTTGGGTTTAGAGATGCTAATGATTCTCAGTGA
- the LOC134178140 gene encoding uncharacterized protein LOC134178140, translating to MATSGIHPPPPFLPHPGEPAVPWKHWLSAFDTYVAAAAIKDEADNKPRLRALLTHCLGLEGQRILSTETETESYVQLRDVCATLFGPRLNSMVERFKFRQRKQHQGESVKQYVFALRQLAATCKFGPLHDEMIRDQLIEKTVCGKVRDRLLEEDEDLTLDKAIVLASRMEEAARDSATIATVSGSVMDAVPGGLTNTALGQLAQESRGIRQVQTRPGKSGWSSRGDGKCGNCGFSVHKGSTCPASTQTCRKCGRIGHYARCCRSKKQSQIQEVDCGNEQGVELETVRINVVGGQSSTLEYRQCVCELAGVSLSLVIDLGAKVSVLSKRSYDRWFSWSKLEPANRKLVGYAGSPIKVLGRKLRQPLSQMIPRQDKKGSLQLKNADEVVARKQAAMKAYVDHKRRARASSFSPGSWVRVKRPLRGHKLKSQLSDPVEVWSRVGKDTYLLQDGRLWHADQLIAVAKPAGVANTAAVLSWTDGEEVLNSTLSEYTTPTRQLCYLDTCTCMTRAVARDCSCTCQCLVVKAPTY from the coding sequence atggcgacTTCAGGCATTCACCCGCCTCCTCCTTTCCTTCCACACCCGGGGGAACCGGCGGTGCCATGGAAGCATTGGTTGTCCGCTTTTGACACCTACGTGGCAGCCGCGGCAATCAAAGACGAAGCAGACAACAAGCCTCGACTACGCGCCCTTTTGACTCATTGCTTAGGACTGGAAGGGCAGCGGATACTTTCGACGGAGACAGAGACGGAATCATACGTTCAGTTACGTGATGTGTGTGCGACGTTGTTCGGACCGAGACTCAATTCTATGGTCGAGAGATTCAAATTCCGACAAAGAAAGCAACATCAAGGAGAGTCCGTGAAGCAATatgtgtttgctctgagacaGCTAGCAGCCACTTGCAAGTTTGGACCGTTGCATGACGAAATGATTAGGGATCAACTTATAGAAAAGACGGTTTGTGGTAAAGTGAGAGACCGCTTGTTGGAAGAAGATGAAGATCTTACTCTAGACAAAGCAATTGTACTGGCATCACGGATGGAAGAGGCGGCTAGGGATTCAGCAACTATTGCGACAGTGTCAGGTAGCGTAATGGATGCAGTGCCAGGAGGTTTAACTAATACAGCTTTGGGTCAATTGGCACAGGAGTCACGTGGGATTCGTCAAGTACAGACACGGCCAGGTAAAAGCGGCTGGAGTAGCAGAGGAGACGGCAAATGTGGTAACTGTGGGTTCTCGGTTCACAAGGGTTCAACATGCCCAGCATCAACACAGACCTGTAGAAAATGTGGGAGAATAGGACACTACGCACGTTGCTGTAGGTCAAAGAAACAGTCACAGATCCAGGAAGTTGATTGTGGCAATGAGCAAGGGGTAGAGTTGGAGACCGTTCGAATCAATGTTGTGGGTGGTCAGTCCAGTACACTCGAGTATCGCCAATGCGTTTGCGAGTTAGCTGGTGTCAGTTTGTCACTTGTTATTGACTTGGGGGCGAAGGTTTCAGTGCTGTCAAAAAGGTCATATGATCGATGGTTTTCTTGGAGTAAGCTGGAACCAGCAAATCGAAAGCTAGTTGGTTATGCAGGATCGCCAATAAAGGTGTTGGGCCGAAAGCTTCGGCAGCCCTTATCCCAGATGATTCCTAGGCAAGATAAGAAGGGATCACTTCAGCTGAAGAATGCGGACGAGGTCGTGGCAAGGAAACAGGCAGCGATGAAGGCATATGTAGATCATAAAAGGAGAGCTAGAGCTTCGTCCTTTTCTCCCGGAAGTTGGGTAAGAGTAAAGCGTCCGCTAAGAGGCCATAAGTTGAAGTCGCAATTGTCCGATCCAGTAGAAGTCTGGTCAAGGGTAGGGAAGGACACTTACCTGCTACAAGATGGACGTCTGTGGCATGCTGACCAATTAATTGCTGTGGCGAAGCCAGCTGGTGttgcaaatacagctgcagtacTCAGCTGGACTGATGGGGAAGAGGTGTTGAATAGTACATTGAGTGAATACACGACACCTACTAGGCAGTTGTGCTACCTAGATACATGCACTTGCATGACAAGAGCCGTAGCTCGCGATTGTAGCTGCACATGTCAATGCCTAGTTGTGAAGGCTCCTACttactaa